The nucleotide window TCTTGAGTGTTGTTTTCCTACCTACATTCTACGAAAGGATGTCTCTTTTTGTATAGATTTCCTTGGGTTTTATTGGGAAATCAACAGGCGTGTCACATGATTAAACTTAGTAAACTTTTTATATTTTTTCGTATGTCCCCAATCAATTTCCCAAAAAAAGCATGAAATATGATTGAAATAAGCACGATAAGGGAAAGGGAAAATTATGAGATGACATAGCCCAAGGAGGTTTTTTCATGGGAATGAATGTTACACAGAAATTGATCAGCGATCACCTTGTTTCCGGAGAAATGAAACAAGGTGAAGAGATCGGCTTGAAAATTGATCAGACGTTAACGCAAGATGCAACCGGAACACTTGTGATGCTTGAGCTTGAGGCGATGGGCATCGATCAGGTGAAAACGGAAGTTTCCGCGCAGTATGTCGATCACAATTTAATTCAGGAAGATCATAAAAATCCCGATGATCATTTGTTTTTGCAAAGCGCGACGCAACGATTCGGCATCCATTTTAGCAAAGCCGGGAATGGGGTGAGCCATCCGGTCCATATGCAACGACTCGGCAAGCCGGGGAAAACGCTCGTAGGTTCGGACAGCCATACGTGTGCGGCCGGTTCTCTCGGAATGCTAGCCATCGGTGCCGGCGGAATGGAAGTTGCCATGGCGGCCGCCGGAAAACCTTTTTATGTAAAAATGCCGCAAGTATGGGGCGTGAAGCTGACCGGCGATTTGCCGGATTGGGTGAGCGCAAAAGATGTGATTCTGGAATTGTTGCGCCGTCACGATGTTAAAGGCGGCAGCGGCAAAATCATTGAATATTACGGTCCCGGCGTGAAAAAGCTTTCGGCGATGGATCGTCACGTGATCGCCAACATGGGGGCGGAACTCGGGGCAACGACGTCTGTTTTCCCGTCGGATGAAAACGTGAAAGACTTTTTGACAGCTGAACAACGCGGGGGTGATTGGACTGCGTTGGAGGCAGACGCGGATGCCACGTATGATATTAATGAAGAGATTAACATGTCCGAATTGGAGCCGCTCATTGCGAAGCCGTCCAGCCCCGGCAACGTCGTGCCGGTTCGCGAAGTCGCGGGTGAACCTGTCTACCAAACGTATATCGGTTCATCCGCTAACCCGGGTTACCGCGATTTCGCGATTGTGGCGCAAATTGTTAAAGGCCGCACGATCGCCGAGGGCGTATCCCTCGACGTGAACCCGTCATCGCGGCAGACGTTGTCGGATCTCATCAAAACGGAAAATCTGTTTCATTTGATTGATGCCGGCGGACGCTTGCATCAGGCCGGTTGCAACGGTTGTATCGGTATGGGGCAAGCGCCTGCATCCGGGAAAAACAGTTTGCGTACGGTGCCGCGGAATTTCCCCGGCCGTTCGGGGACGAGAGAAGACAGCGTCTTTTTATGCAGCCCCGAAGTAGCAGCAGCGGCAGCTTTAACCGGAAAAATCACCGATCCGCGTGATCTTGATATGGATTATCCAACTGTCGATATGCCGGAGCCGACCATTAACAATGACTTGCTTGATGAACCACTTCCGCTCGAACAAGCGCGGCAAGTTACGATCGAAAAAGGACCGAACATCGCTTCGATCCCGGATTTTGACCGCCTCCCGGATGAACTGGAAATTCCGGTCGGCCTTAAAGTCGGCGACAATATTTCCACGGACGAAATTCTTGCCGGTGGTGGACGGGTGCTCCCTTATCGAAGCAACCTTCCGGAAATTAGTAAGTTCACCTTCGAAAAAGTCGATGAAACTTATTATGACCGGGCAATGGAACTAAAAGAACAAGGCGGTCACGCCATCATTGGAGGCAGCAACTACGGGCAAGGGTCCAGCCGTGAACACGCCGCCCTCGCACCACGGTTTTTAGGGCTGCGAGTCGTCATCGCGAAGGATATCGCCCGTATCCATTGGCAAAACCTCCCCAATTTCGGTGTGTTGCCGCTCACATTTGTCAACGAAGCCGATCACGACAAAATCCAGCAAGGCGACGTGATCAAGCTGACAAACTTGCGGGAATCCATCCAGCAATCCAATAAAATGAACGTCGAAGTCAACGGCAAAAAAACGATTGAAGCCCAACACGGCTTGTCCGAACGCCAAATCGAAATTTTGCTCGAAGGCGGTTTGATCAACTGGGTGAAGAAGGGTGAAGTGCCGAGTTAAAATGTATAGAGAGTACAAAAACCAACTCCGAGCGGGGTTGGTTTTTTCACGTTAAATCAATGGTTCTTCACCAAAATCTATGGTTGATATAAGTGAATAATATTGGTAATGACATTAACTAGCGGAAGAAAAGCACGGAGATGCCTGTGGGAAAGCTTGGGTCCCAAGAAAAGTGTCGTGTTTTTCCGTAACGGTGATCATGAGACACCTCCAAACCCGCTTCTGAGGACTGATCGGGCACAAAAACTGTATATTGAGTCCTCCAAACCCGCTACTGAGGACTGATCGGGCTTAAAAACTGTATATTGAGTCCTTTAATCCCGCTACTGAGGACTGATCGGGCACAAAAACTGTATATTGAGTCCTCCAAACCCGCTTTTGAAGACTGCTCGGGCTCAAAAGCAGCTATTTGTCAACCATAGATTTTAACGTTGACCCAAATCAATGTCTAGTTAAATGATAGGCTGCAATAGCCACTTCCGTAGCCACACGCACATGGGGATTTGTGGTCAATTCCCACCCCAGAAGTTGCTCTATTTTATCTAAACGTTGATAGAGGGTTTGTCGTGCAATTTGTAACTCTTGCGCCGATTGTTGCTTGGAACAATTGAGTTTTAAATACACGTGTAGTGTATGAAGGAGGGTGCTATTTTTGTCGCGATCGTAACGAAGAAGGGGAGACAGATAAGTGTGTATAAAACCATTAATAGTAACATCATCTAATTTAAGTAATAATTGGTATGCGCCAATGTCTTCATAGAAGTGAAACGTGGCGTTGGTTTGCATATTGTCCAATTTCATAACATTTTCAGCTTCTTGGAAAGCTAGATGAGCTTCGAGAAGCTTATGATACGTTTGGCTGGTAAATAAATGTAAATGAAAGTTTTGAGAAGTCTTTTCCAGTTGTGCAACGGTTTTCGCTATTCGTTTCTTTTCTTGATCATCGAATTGCTTATCTACAGAAAGCACAAGAAATGTATTGTTCTGGGAAATAGTGATAAATGATTCCAACCCATGTTTTTGGAAAAGAGAACGAATATGACGCATCGCTTGATATTGCAAAGCTCGTGTATCTGTCGACTGGTCCGAGGGTTCGCTCATTTTGACAACACAAATACGATAAGTTAAATCACTGTTTATGGATTTGTATAATTTAGAAAGAGCTTCATTCTCCGTTTTGATTTTTTGCTCGATTAAGTCATGAATCCAAGAGTGTTCAGCAAGAAGTTTCTTTTCTTCCGTATAAAAGATGCGAAGGAGATTTTGGGCTAGTGAAGCGGTTGCTCGATCTAGCGCATGCGTTTCAAATGATGTTAAGGGCACACAACTACGCATTAAAACAAATCCCCACTTTTGACCCATCGCTTCGATAGGTTTGAGGCGGAAAGATTTTTGTCTTTTTTCGTCAAACCAACTACCATTATTTTCAGCCGCCGTACTTGTTTTGTGCACTTCAGACCTTACCCGGGTCTGTTCTTGTTTATCTAAAGCCGGGAGAAAATAAGAAGTATCATCCGTTGGTAAAAATATAAGTTCTCTGTCAGTAACCGATTGAAGTTTTTTTAGTATTTTCATATTGCCGTGAGCATGCAGCGTCAATTGGTGAAATTCGTTGGATAATCGGTCAAGTTCAGATAATTGGTGGTGTTGGGAATTAATAAGTTCTGCATGAACATCGTGTGTGATATCGACAAATCGGACGATCGATGTAAAAACAATGATGGGGAATTGATGTGTGTCTGCAAGTTCAATCATATCTTTAGGGACAGCAGAAAAGTGTTCTCCCAATTCAATGCATAGGCAGGCAACATCATTGGCGATCAATTTTTTAACATAATCAACACCTCGGCCATCAAGTGCTACCCCGGTACTTAAAATCATTTCATTTCCCCGGAGCAAGGTCTCAAATTCCGTAATTTCCAATACATGGACCCAACGTACATCCCGTTTTAGGTCTGCTTTTTGATTGACTACATGGGCACTTTCGAACATTGGCCTCTGTAAAATTTCTTCGACCGTACGCACGAGAACAATCGCCCCCCCTTTTGTATGTTCATAGTGTAAACTAAATAATCTAAAATTTAAACATACTGTTACCTTT belongs to Salicibibacter cibi and includes:
- a CDS encoding aconitate hydratase, producing MGMNVTQKLISDHLVSGEMKQGEEIGLKIDQTLTQDATGTLVMLELEAMGIDQVKTEVSAQYVDHNLIQEDHKNPDDHLFLQSATQRFGIHFSKAGNGVSHPVHMQRLGKPGKTLVGSDSHTCAAGSLGMLAIGAGGMEVAMAAAGKPFYVKMPQVWGVKLTGDLPDWVSAKDVILELLRRHDVKGGSGKIIEYYGPGVKKLSAMDRHVIANMGAELGATTSVFPSDENVKDFLTAEQRGGDWTALEADADATYDINEEINMSELEPLIAKPSSPGNVVPVREVAGEPVYQTYIGSSANPGYRDFAIVAQIVKGRTIAEGVSLDVNPSSRQTLSDLIKTENLFHLIDAGGRLHQAGCNGCIGMGQAPASGKNSLRTVPRNFPGRSGTREDSVFLCSPEVAAAAALTGKITDPRDLDMDYPTVDMPEPTINNDLLDEPLPLEQARQVTIEKGPNIASIPDFDRLPDELEIPVGLKVGDNISTDEILAGGGRVLPYRSNLPEISKFTFEKVDETYYDRAMELKEQGGHAIIGGSNYGQGSSREHAALAPRFLGLRVVIAKDIARIHWQNLPNFGVLPLTFVNEADHDKIQQGDVIKLTNLRESIQQSNKMNVEVNGKKTIEAQHGLSERQIEILLEGGLINWVKKGEVPS
- a CDS encoding PucR family transcriptional regulator; translation: MRTVEEILQRPMFESAHVVNQKADLKRDVRWVHVLEITEFETLLRGNEMILSTGVALDGRGVDYVKKLIANDVACLCIELGEHFSAVPKDMIELADTHQFPIIVFTSIVRFVDITHDVHAELINSQHHQLSELDRLSNEFHQLTLHAHGNMKILKKLQSVTDRELIFLPTDDTSYFLPALDKQEQTRVRSEVHKTSTAAENNGSWFDEKRQKSFRLKPIEAMGQKWGFVLMRSCVPLTSFETHALDRATASLAQNLLRIFYTEEKKLLAEHSWIHDLIEQKIKTENEALSKLYKSINSDLTYRICVVKMSEPSDQSTDTRALQYQAMRHIRSLFQKHGLESFITISQNNTFLVLSVDKQFDDQEKKRIAKTVAQLEKTSQNFHLHLFTSQTYHKLLEAHLAFQEAENVMKLDNMQTNATFHFYEDIGAYQLLLKLDDVTINGFIHTYLSPLLRYDRDKNSTLLHTLHVYLKLNCSKQQSAQELQIARQTLYQRLDKIEQLLGWELTTNPHVRVATEVAIAAYHLTRH